The Amphiura filiformis chromosome 12, Afil_fr2py, whole genome shotgun sequence genome includes a region encoding these proteins:
- the LOC140165960 gene encoding uncharacterized protein, translating into MVTHKTAVQGEVVTFQCTLEEARPPGYIYWLIEWNDGTTLITTAHESYQLSDDTLSDRGFYRSVYQPSGTVFTYTHLCTLEIAEVSKIDEGSFSCIHDGWTWNRGRFFTATLSILDGAPRGSPKCSYTLDEGDGSELTVGSVVQLACSLDGGDHNELIWYQSRNEVISSTTGDYVNYTLKDMDNGEDLICRTSGLANQQECRVMPFAQLPNAIITPIKPQISSGNNASFTCCGQGIPYVSHYEWYLNGSVVINGQRGGRIRITSSGICNQLQILNLTSKENATRVLCEVSIPSGLSASAAAVLIVTEAGEIVAISTPTTQEPHHTTPDRPTSNVASVSGMLRTDNDDDIAFTINHVDRVVLPEPKQPSASPRPHSKKMMFIGIGICIALITGVTIVAIIVVKYRRHRTRHLDGKNVSSNTSKAQTPLTDKHPVTQTAFSMPDVIYQDNIIYNHDAADTETAVTQRLGSERNVEGLTYASLQLNECTYGNEILNPSAAEKVMYADVR; encoded by the exons ATGG TAACTCACAAGACTGCGGTCCAAGGCGAGGTAGTTACCTTTCAATGCACTTTGGAAGAAGCACGTCCTCCAGGATATATCTATTGGTTGATTGAATGGAATGACGGGACAACATTAATAACCACTGCCCACGAGTCGTATCAACTATCTGACGATACATTATCAGACCGTGGATTTTACCGATCTGTTTATCAACCCAGTGGTACTGTGTTCACTTATACCCACCTATGCACATTGGAAATAGCAGAAGTGAGTAAAATAGACGAAGGCAGTTTTAGCTGCATCCACGACGGGTGGACGTGGAATCGTGGACGCTTTTTCACCGCGACTTTATCAATCCTTGACGGTGCACCCCGAGGGTCACCGAAATGTTCATACACACTTGATGAAGGTGATGGGTCGGAGTTGACAGTTGGTTCTGTAGTACAACTTGCGTGTTCTTTGGATGGTGGTGATCATAATGAATTAATATGGTATCAGAGTAGAAATGAAGTAATTTCATCTACAACTGGTGATTACGTAAATTACACTCTCAAAGACATGGATAATGGTGAAGACTTGATTTGTAGAACAAGTGGTTTAGCAAACCAACAGGAATGTCGAGTAATGCCGTTTGCCCAGTTACCTAATGCTATCATTACACCGATAAAACCACAAATAAGTAGTGGTAATAATGCTTCCTTTACGTGTTGTGGACAAGGAATACCGTATGTTAGTCATTACGAGTGGTATCTGAATGGTTCAGTTGTGATAAATGGGCAACGGGGTGGCAGAATAAGAATAACGTCCTCAGGCATATGCAACCAGTTGCAGATACTAAATTTGACGTCTAAAGAAAATGCCACACGTGTACTTTGTGAAGTTAGCATTCCGTCAGGACTATCAGCGTCAGCAGCAGCAGTTCTCATTGTCACAGAAGCAGGGGAAATCGTTGCCATATCCACACCAACCACACAGGAACCGCACCATACAACACCAGATAGACCTACTTCTAATGTTGCATCTGTTAGTGGAATGTTACGGACTGATAATGACGATGACATCGCTTTTACTATTAATCATGTTGATAGAGTTGTCCTTCCAGAACCAAAGCAACCTTCTGCCTCTCCACGTCCACATAGCAAGAAGATGATGTTCATCGGTATTGGCATATGTATAGCGTTAATAACGGGCGTTACGATAGTTGCCATTATTGTAGTAAAGTATCGGCGTCACCGCACAAGGCATTTGGATGGAAAGAACGTTAGTTCCAACACGTCCAAAGCTCAAACACCACTAACGGACAAGCATCCTGTTACACAGACTGCATTCTCTATGCCTGATGTTATATACCAAGATAATATCATTTACAATCACGACGCGGCGGACACAGAGACTGCTGTAACACAACGTTTGGGCTCAGAGAGGAATGTAGAAGGCTTGACATATGCATCTTTGCAACTGAATGAATGTACCTATGGCAATGAAATTCTGAATCCATCTGCTGCGGAGAAGGTCATGTATGCTGATGtcagataa